Proteins from a genomic interval of Scatophagus argus isolate fScaArg1 chromosome 6, fScaArg1.pri, whole genome shotgun sequence:
- the LOC124061197 gene encoding uncharacterized protein LOC124061197 — MWKGEAEMRSRKTVQKQLPFPCEYPETNEKQISHTKGTQDSQTSSLFPQLAALKLDPDLDGSPPIHLSAPPPYNTTTPNQGRETNSITPQTSTGVASPIAHRLRNPNQDAAFNMPMVEVSGPEGTTLVFRPWTSADITAASQHLPSPTTSGKMFAEQFSTFCQEFKPTVNELKRLLITKMKPTDWQKIAGKFPDADIRCKHITWEHESNAHYRDVVRLLCDAFIQAFPVKINMEKITACKQKDNENPDEYLTRLTEVFNTYSGLQLPDEPNNVPDVWEIHLCNSFLSGLKPDIASAVKSSCIGWNDARLSELRRHAIHAHDQILSKKKKKEETTQKELHMAAMTMYNTVQGREQPNHEQKGRAQGRHRHRKRPTQDACFICGQYGHWKNECSRKTSSIPVDKSD; from the coding sequence atgtgGAAAGGGGAAGCAGAGATGCGAAGTaggaaaacagtgcagaaacaaCTCCCTTTTCCATGTGAATAccctgaaacaaatgaaaagcaaatctcacacacaaaaggaacaCAAGACTCGCAGacttcttctttgtttccacAGTTGGCGGCTTTGAAGCTGGACCCAGACCTTGACGGCAGCCCACCCATCCATCTTTCAGCTCCACCACCATACAACACTACAACACCCAACCAAGGAAGGGAAACAAACTCCATCACGCCACAGACAAGCACAGGAGTAGCTTCTCCAATAGCACACAGACTACGTAATCCAAATCAAGATGCAGCCTTCAACATGCCCATGGTTGAAGTATCTGGACCAGAAGGTACAACGTTGGTTTTCCGCCCATGGACTTCTGCTGACATCACAGCAGCCTCACAACATCTACCCAGCCCAACAACATCAGGCAAAATGTTTGCTGAGCAATTCTCCACATTTTGCCAAGAATTCAAACCCACCGTAAATGAACTAAAAAGACTCCTAATCACCAAGATGAAACCCACAGATTGGCAAAAAATAGCTGGGAAATTCCCAGATGCTGATATCCGTTGTAAGCACATCACTTGGGAACATGAATCTAATGCCCACTATAGAGATGTTGTCCGTCTTCTCTGTGATGCATTTATTCAAGCTTTTCCTGTAAAAATCAACATGGAGAAAATCACTGCCTGCAAGCAGAAGGATAATGAAAACCCTGACGAATATCTCACCCGCCTGACAGAGGTATTCAACACCTACAGTGGCCTGCAACTACCTGACGAACCAAACAATGTTCCGGATGTGTGGGAAATTCATCTttgcaacagtttcttaagTGGACTAAAACCAGACATTGCCTCAGCTGTTAAAAGTTCCTGTATTGGATGGAACGACGCACGTCTGTCAGAACTTCGCAGACATGCCATACACGCCCACGACCAAATActctcaaagaaaaagaaaaaagaagagacaacaCAGAAGGAGCTTCACATGGCAGCAATGACCATGTATAACACAGTCCAAGGACGTGAACAACCGAACCATGAACAAAAAGGAAGAGCACAGGGTCGACACAGACATAGAAAAAGACCTACACAGGATGCTTGTTTCATCTGTGGTCAATATGGACACTGGAAAAATGAGTGTTCCAGAAAAACTTCATCGATTCCAGTGGACAAATCGGACTGA